One genomic region from Pyxicephalus adspersus chromosome 1, UCB_Pads_2.0, whole genome shotgun sequence encodes:
- the EGFL6 gene encoding epidermal growth factor-like protein 6 produces MLLLLWITVCAYFTPAASRFAEFSRGHRQLVSSSNTAGLCRYGTKTECCYGWKRNHKGHCEAVCEEGCKHGECVGPNKCKCFPGFTGRNCNQDLNECGLKPRPCEHRCMNTHGSYKCYCLNGYMLMPDGSCSSSRTCAMANCQYGCEEVKGEVRCSCPSSGLQLGPDGRNCIDIDECATGKVTCPSNRRCVNTFGSYFCKCQIGYELKYVKGKYDCVDINECLMKTHKCSPYSDCLNTPGSYQCRCKQGYKGSGYQCSAVPEKPVKEGPKIVGRAKDTIKKLLAHKNSLKRNEDIKNIIPELVVTPSPKPRLQPFDYVDGVYIGESYKEKEEDGDEEEDLDDNEDDDDDVDDYENMIGQKKTLRGDVFALQVKENMREEPAFSAQAIHVKGTTQKSEEVSIDCSFDHGACDWKQETEDDFDWKQTDRTQGAGFYMSVPSNVGLRKEIGRLSFPVPHLKADNNFCLAFTYQMTGERFGKLRVYVNKSNSPAWEEHRSSDERWKIAKIEIPKPHNRTTQTITFEAERGKGKAGEIALDNVFLVTSPCPED; encoded by the exons AGGACACAGACAACTTGTATCATCTTCAAACACAGCTGGTTTATGTCGATATGGAACTAAAACAGAATGCTGCTATGGATGGAAACGAAACCACAAAGGACACTGTGAAG CTGTGTGTGAGGAAGGTTGTAAGCACGGTGAATGTGTGGGACCAAACAAGTGCAAATGTTTTCCTGGATTTACTGGAAGGAACTGCAATCAAG ATCTGAATGAATGTGGCCTTAAGCCTCGTCCCTGTGAACATCGGTGTATGAACACTCATGGCAGCTACAAGTGTTATTGTCTTAATGGCTACATGTTGATGCCAGATGGCTCTTGTTCAA GCTCCAGGACTTGTGCGATGGCAAACTGCCAGTATGGCTGTGAAGAAGTCAAGGGGGAGGTGCGATGTTCATGCCCATCCAGTGGACTGCAGCtgggaccagatggaagaaatTGTATAG ATATTGATGAATGTGCAACTGGAAAAGTAACTTGCCCTTCCAACAGAAGATGTGTGAATACTTTTGGAAGCTATTTTTGCAAATGTCAGATTGGTTATGAATTAAAATATGTGAAAGGGAAATATGATTGTGTAG ATATAAATGAGTGCTTGATGAAGACTCATAAGTGCAGCCCTTACAGTGATTGCCTAAATACCCCAGGCTCATATCAATGCAGATGCAAACAAGGATACAAGGGTAGTGGATACCAATGCTCAG CTGTTCCAGAAAAACCTGTAAAAGAAGGACCTAAAATAGTGGGACGTGCAAAAGACACAATAAAGAAACTGTTGGCTCATAAGAATAGTCTAAAGAGGAATGAAGACATAAAGAATATAATACCGGAATTGGTTGTAACACCGTCTCCAAAACCACGTCTGCAGCCATTTGACTATGTGGATGGAGTCTACATTGGAGAATCCTacaaagagaaggaggaagatggagATGAGGAAGAAGACCTGGATGATAacgaggatgatgatgatgatgttgatgacTATGAAAATATGATTGGACAGAAGAAAACACTCAGAGGTGATGTGTTTG CTCTACAGGTTAAAGAGAATATGAGAGAAGAGCCTGCTTTTAGTGCGCAAGCAATACATGTGAAAGGTACTACACAAAAATCAGAAG AGGTGTCCATTGACTGCAGCTTTGATCATGGAGCTTGTGACTGGAAACAGGAAACTGAAGATGACTTTGACTGGAAGCAAACAGATCGCACTCAGG GTGCTGGCTTTTACATGTCAGTTCCATCCAATGTTGGTTTAAGGAAAGAAATTGGACGACTCAGCTTTCCAGTACCACACTTAAAAGCAGATAACAATTTCTGTTTGGCCTTCACTTACCAAATGACTGGAGAAAGATTTGGCAAATTGCGTGTGTATGTGAATAAGAGCAACAGTCCAGCATGGGAAGAACACAGAAGCAGTGATGAAAGATGGAAGATAGCAAAAATTGAAATACCCAAACCCCACAACAGAACTACTCAAACT ATTACATTTGAAGCTGAACGTGGGAAAGGCAAAGCTGGAGAAATAGCGCTGGACAATGTCTTCCTTGTCACTAGTCCATGTCCTGAGGATTGA